In Symmachiella dynata, the following are encoded in one genomic region:
- the nagB gene encoding glucosamine-6-phosphate deaminase, whose amino-acid sequence MDTNVVKRPRSNQSAQYLRQTKIPTLMFETSVEADKHVSLVIESLIRENNSAGTPTVLGLPTGSTPIGVYRELIRLHNEEDLDFSRVITFNLDEYYPMDPTSIHSYRRWMNETFFDHVNIPEENIHIPKGDIPREEVEAFCDDYERQIERAGGIDIQLLGIGRTGHIGFNEPGSSRESLTRKVTLDPVTRGDAADSFFGLENVPMEAITMGVGSILSAGKIFIMALGEHKAPVVKRAVEGEITEEVSASFLQKHPQAVFVVDVAAASKLTAVETPWIVGPVEWTPELTKRAVIGLSEKIGKPLLKLNRDDFMGNHLHDLLRHNGEAEAICMKIFDEFMQGICTHPADKEKQTVIVFSPHPDDDVISMGGTLITMVDQGHDVYIAYMTSGNIAVFDHDALRHIDYVDEYEATFGLATEETRAFHQRCRDSLATKQSGDPDTEELLNIKGLIRKTEATTAAIAAGVPREKLRFLDLPFYQTGKVTKRPIGEDDVHIVADLLSDLNPGQIYVAGDLSDPHGTHRMCAKAILAALEEVGEAVKPEVWLYRGAWQEYDPHEIDRVVPLSFELMHRKKLAIFRHESQKDAARFPGSDKREFWLRAEERTKKTADVYNNLGLPEFYGLEGFARWRGQL is encoded by the coding sequence ATGGACACCAACGTTGTCAAACGTCCGCGCTCAAATCAATCCGCCCAGTATCTACGTCAAACAAAGATTCCCACGTTGATGTTTGAGACGTCGGTTGAAGCCGACAAGCATGTCTCGCTCGTCATCGAGAGTCTCATCCGTGAAAACAATTCCGCGGGAACCCCCACAGTGCTGGGATTGCCGACCGGTTCGACGCCCATCGGTGTTTACCGAGAATTGATCCGGCTGCATAACGAAGAAGACCTCGATTTTTCGCGTGTGATCACGTTCAATCTCGACGAATACTACCCCATGGATCCAACGTCGATTCACAGTTATCGGCGGTGGATGAATGAAACCTTCTTCGACCACGTCAACATTCCCGAAGAGAACATCCATATCCCCAAAGGGGACATTCCTCGCGAAGAAGTGGAAGCGTTCTGCGACGATTACGAACGCCAAATCGAACGCGCCGGCGGCATCGACATTCAATTGTTGGGCATTGGCCGGACCGGGCACATCGGTTTTAATGAGCCGGGCAGTTCGCGGGAGAGTCTGACCCGTAAGGTCACACTCGATCCTGTCACGCGGGGCGATGCGGCTGATTCGTTTTTCGGACTCGAAAACGTCCCCATGGAAGCGATCACGATGGGGGTCGGCTCGATTTTGTCCGCTGGAAAAATCTTCATCATGGCCCTCGGCGAACACAAAGCGCCGGTCGTGAAGCGGGCCGTCGAAGGAGAAATCACCGAAGAAGTCTCCGCCAGTTTCTTGCAAAAACATCCTCAAGCTGTCTTCGTGGTGGATGTTGCCGCCGCGAGCAAACTGACCGCGGTCGAAACCCCGTGGATTGTCGGTCCGGTCGAATGGACACCGGAACTGACAAAACGCGCTGTCATCGGCTTGTCGGAAAAGATCGGCAAGCCGTTGCTGAAATTGAACCGCGATGATTTTATGGGAAACCACCTGCACGATTTGCTCCGCCACAACGGTGAAGCGGAAGCGATCTGCATGAAGATCTTTGATGAGTTCATGCAAGGGATCTGCACGCATCCGGCCGACAAGGAAAAACAAACCGTCATCGTCTTCAGCCCTCACCCGGACGACGACGTGATTTCCATGGGTGGCACGCTGATCACCATGGTCGACCAGGGACACGATGTCTACATCGCCTATATGACCAGCGGCAATATCGCCGTTTTTGATCACGATGCCTTGCGACACATTGACTATGTCGATGAATATGAGGCAACTTTCGGACTCGCCACCGAAGAGACACGCGCCTTCCATCAACGTTGCCGCGACAGCCTGGCGACCAAGCAGTCCGGCGATCCTGATACCGAAGAACTCTTGAACATCAAAGGCTTGATTCGCAAAACCGAAGCGACAACCGCTGCGATTGCGGCGGGTGTTCCGCGTGAAAAATTGCGGTTCCTGGATTTGCCGTTTTATCAAACCGGTAAGGTCACAAAACGGCCTATCGGCGAAGACGACGTGCACATTGTTGCCGATCTGTTGTCCGATTTGAATCCGGGACAAATCTACGTGGCGGGCGACCTGTCTGATCCGCACGGCACACACCGCATGTGCGCCAAAGCCATTCTTGCCGCTCTGGAAGAAGTCGGCGAAGCGGTCAAGCCGGAAGTCTGGTTGTACCGCGGTGCTTGGCAGGAATATGATCCGCACGAAATCGACCGCGTTGTGCCGCTCAGCTTCGAGTTGATGCATCGCAAGAAATTGGCAATCTTCCGGCACGAGTCACAAAAAGATGCCGCTCGTTTCCCCGGTTCGGACAAACGAGAATTTTGGTTGCGTGCCGAGGAACGGACGAAAAAGACCGCCGATGTTTACAACAACCTCGGGCTGCCTGAGTTCTACGGGCTGGAAGGTTTTGCCCGCTGGCGTGGGCAGCTTTAG
- a CDS encoding PD40 domain-containing protein — protein MERLSFAGRSLLAAAVLLCAISSAVSAQDATPADSLIGYTQLRVNLPGGRHANASTMRAHVVRGDGSAPREVAAELIPNADTWTQFAGWSPDGETAIIGCGWQDPENAVWEEEHKTFRMANGGWTYDMHTLDLPTGKIVNVTAVERVSPYNSGLFYWPNNSAQFGFQALIDGVSHPYRMDRDGRNKVDLSSGADGFTYGFNASSDGKRIAYHKNYQIYLADADGSNAVHVETGNPFNFAPTWSPDGQSLVFVSGEHYDCHPHIVRRDGSGLKKIGDRNGYRGVVTIFDVFDFHGGSSDLPVWSPDSQSVIFARQTGKAETQLFRTTLDGKTKQLTHSKPGTLNYHPVVHPSGERIVFGSTRSGTRQLYVLDLESGKVHAVTDVPVGHGAMWPHWQPRPSVTR, from the coding sequence GTGGAGCGTCTCTCTTTCGCTGGGCGATCGTTGCTTGCCGCTGCAGTTTTGCTCTGCGCCATTTCTTCGGCGGTCAGTGCCCAGGATGCGACTCCTGCAGATTCGCTGATTGGCTATACGCAATTGCGTGTGAATCTTCCCGGCGGCCGACACGCGAATGCTTCGACAATGCGAGCGCATGTCGTACGCGGCGACGGCAGCGCTCCGCGCGAGGTGGCTGCCGAATTAATTCCCAATGCCGACACCTGGACGCAGTTCGCCGGGTGGTCTCCCGACGGAGAGACAGCCATCATTGGCTGCGGCTGGCAAGATCCCGAAAATGCCGTCTGGGAAGAAGAACACAAGACCTTCCGCATGGCGAACGGTGGCTGGACGTACGACATGCATACGCTCGATCTGCCGACCGGCAAGATCGTCAACGTCACAGCCGTTGAGCGCGTCAGTCCCTACAATTCAGGCTTGTTCTACTGGCCCAACAATTCCGCTCAATTCGGCTTTCAAGCTTTGATCGACGGCGTTTCGCATCCCTACCGCATGGACCGGGATGGCCGCAATAAAGTCGATCTAAGCAGCGGAGCGGACGGCTTCACGTATGGGTTCAATGCCTCCTCCGATGGAAAGCGGATTGCCTATCACAAGAACTACCAGATCTATCTGGCCGATGCTGATGGCTCGAACGCGGTTCACGTCGAAACCGGGAATCCATTCAACTTCGCCCCCACCTGGTCCCCGGACGGTCAGTCGCTCGTGTTTGTCTCAGGCGAGCATTATGACTGTCATCCGCACATTGTGCGGCGGGATGGAAGTGGGCTGAAAAAAATCGGCGATCGCAACGGGTATCGCGGTGTAGTGACGATCTTCGATGTGTTCGATTTCCACGGCGGCAGCAGCGACTTGCCGGTCTGGAGCCCCGACAGCCAGTCGGTCATTTTTGCCAGACAAACCGGTAAAGCGGAAACACAATTATTCCGCACAACGCTGGATGGAAAAACCAAACAGCTCACGCATTCCAAGCCGGGTACGCTGAATTACCACCCTGTGGTCCACCCCAGTGGTGAACGGATTGTGTTTGGCTCAACGCGTAGCGGGACGCGGCAACTGTATGTCCTGGACTTGGAGAGCGGAAAAGTGCATGCGGTCACCGATGTCCCCGTCGGGCACGGGGCGATGTGGCCGCATTGGCAACCGCGCCCGTCGGTCACTCGCTAG
- a CDS encoding dienelactone hydrolase family protein, giving the protein MFDRLICRCLFSAAPLLCLIGTLHAAEDASPVRKRSDPPAIHSSWDDLLDGIKTPEQWLAHKKILRQRYLELLRDDQKPDKPTLDLQVHETVEVDGKYIRKLISYNVEADERAHAYLAIPLGLSEPSAAIVALHGTFAQGMKRAAGLVDDPDKAYLDHLARRGYVVIAPEHFVSGKRIPEKGSYETEAFHKKHPEWTAVGKFTYEHSIAVDVLQSLPEVDDDRIGALGHSLGGHGTFFLAAYDERIKVAACNCGASFFRHNPAVEKWSRNNWYVYFKHLRPELLNGNLPPIDFHEIIALIAPRAFLDVSGLNDGSPPVQRQRVLMNLKIMEVFELEGVPQNFGFYVHGQKHSVEHASRALIYAWMDSHLRPEITTTHLVQE; this is encoded by the coding sequence ATGTTCGACCGACTCATCTGCCGATGCCTTTTCAGTGCTGCCCCCCTGCTCTGTTTAATTGGGACGCTGCATGCTGCCGAGGACGCCTCACCGGTCCGTAAACGCTCCGATCCGCCCGCCATTCACTCCTCCTGGGATGATCTCTTAGACGGAATTAAAACCCCGGAGCAATGGTTGGCGCACAAGAAGATATTGCGGCAACGTTATCTGGAACTACTCCGCGACGATCAAAAACCGGACAAACCGACGCTTGACTTGCAGGTCCATGAAACGGTGGAGGTGGATGGCAAGTACATCCGCAAATTGATCAGCTACAACGTCGAAGCGGACGAACGCGCACACGCCTATTTGGCAATCCCGCTCGGACTCAGCGAACCGTCAGCGGCGATAGTCGCCTTGCATGGCACATTTGCACAGGGGATGAAACGAGCGGCCGGGCTGGTCGACGATCCCGACAAGGCATACCTCGATCACCTCGCACGCCGCGGATACGTGGTCATCGCGCCGGAACATTTTGTCTCCGGTAAGAGGATTCCTGAGAAAGGGTCCTACGAGACCGAGGCATTTCACAAAAAACATCCTGAGTGGACAGCTGTCGGGAAATTCACCTACGAGCACTCGATCGCTGTTGACGTGTTGCAGTCGCTGCCCGAAGTCGACGACGATCGCATCGGAGCATTGGGGCATTCGCTGGGGGGGCATGGCACGTTTTTTCTAGCCGCCTACGACGAGCGCATCAAGGTCGCTGCTTGCAATTGCGGCGCAAGTTTTTTCCGCCACAATCCAGCCGTTGAAAAATGGTCCCGCAATAATTGGTACGTCTACTTTAAGCACCTGCGGCCCGAGTTGCTGAATGGGAACTTGCCGCCGATCGATTTTCACGAAATCATCGCCCTGATCGCCCCCCGCGCCTTTTTGGATGTCTCGGGGCTCAATGATGGCAGCCCGCCAGTTCAGCGGCAGCGTGTGTTGATGAACCTGAAGATCATGGAGGTGTTTGAGTTGGAAGGTGTTCCGCAGAATTTTGGGTTTTACGTACATGGCCAAAAGCATTCCGTGGAGCATGCCTCCCGTGCATTGATTTATGCCTGGATGGACAGCCATCTGCGCCCCGAAATCACAACCACACACCTCGTCCAAGAATGA